The Coffea arabica cultivar ET-39 chromosome 8e, Coffea Arabica ET-39 HiFi, whole genome shotgun sequence genome window below encodes:
- the LOC113703308 gene encoding ASI1-immunoprecipitated protein 2-like isoform X1: protein MTTQFGRCNVCSTPCASCMHLGRELLQRGGKSNCSSDKSCEHDAYFEQVSETSAASSHESEGGTLDSSNDRSSFVEGAGPCFSAENQSIYTDKIDETGQFHCSSVDQTGSSSSVITVRAEKVQHKQDVADSQKTVKLIFAQDGATGFVNCSSYNGGITSIDQSNAEKPSQPSEFVRCDGESASLYDVKVCDICGDAGQEEFLAVCSKCNVGAEHVYCMCPMLETVPYSNWMCEECMLSEDKDKMTKTKFETLVTCPKYESLNPSNQGCQMSNTYDFKELHDINTKRLDADKSSGDEASSLLSAKRTSGNVICTSMTKRLALGPESRPSCISEDSSKARAPGFEVKPSHKLSLSNDYSSQTKSIQGKSGRNLPKTKLFQTATGSLSKSRSFNDSGKRPKVQRLDVIPENRKFSVKTHYKKKGSTIRTMRKTLPLNDASCGSSKAVGPKIKRIPAKFSDNGSLKRLRCMNEHISVKMTSNTRFKRLQVGSTKDGTFVSAASRDKKFESHGKCTPPDVCGTKYLNINPLQISDDSVIAGKGKTLCLPIADMVEDVRFASVSDASQEAKQKGETSHRLLESTNPCSWSDAIGEKKLTVLRTSSSVTEKAPQTSPFTSANKCLSNGSGSEDYGRTGSLDHASYCHLLDCSSLSILDTTRVKDMDGSSQIVAGPSCCNQIDAYRAFAVPLIDYIWKGECEIQNSSRLPRILYRIQAHLSTMSSSKIPEAVKNFSNKILLEEVSRLTAWPIQFQEYYPQDDSIGLYIFAEDIESYINYKSLVQYMVDCDIALKGNFDRIELLIFSSHLLPESSHYWNGLLYLWGVFKERKVNCST, encoded by the exons atgaCAACTCAATTTGGAAGGTGCAATGTCTGCTCCACCCCTTGTGCCTCTTGCATGCATCTCGGCCGAGAACTCTTGCAGAGGGGAGGTAAATCTAACTGTTCTTCAGATAAATCCTGTGAACATGATGCCTATTTTGAGCAGGTTTCTGAAACTTCTGCTGCATCTTCTCATGAGAGTGAAGGTGGCACTCTAGATAGCAGTAATGATCGAAGTTCATTTGTAGAAGGAGCTGGCCCATGCTTCTCAGCTGAGAATCAAAGTATTTACACGGACAAAATAGATGAAACA GGGCAGTTTCACTGTAGCTCCGTGGATCAGACAGGGTCATCATCTTCAGTCATAACGGTCAGGGCTGAAAAGGTGCAACACAAACAAGATGTAGCTGATAGCCAAAAAACTGTTAAGCTTATATTTGCACAAGATGGTGCTACTGGATTCGTGAATTGCTCAAGTTATAATGGAGGCATAACCTCAATTGATCAATCAAATGCAGAGAAACCTTCTCAGCCTTCAGAGTTTGTGAGGTGTGATGGTGAATCAGCTTCCCTGTATGAC GTAAAGGTCTGTGACATCTGCGGAGATGCTGGACAGGAGGAATTTCTTGCTGTTTGTAGCAAGTGCAATGTTGGTGCAGAGCATGT TTACTGCATGTGCCCAATGTTGGAGACAGTTCCTTACAGCAATTGGATGTGTGAAGAGTGCATGCTATCAGAAGATAAAGATAAGATGACCAAAACCAAATTTGAAACGCTTGTTACATGTCCAAAGTACGAATCTTTAAATCCATCAAACCAAGGGTGTCAAATGTCAAATACTTATGATTTCAAGGAACTTCATGATATAAATACTAAAAGATTGGATGCTGACAAGAGCAGTGGAGACGAAGCAAGTTCTCTACTATCTGCTAAGAGAACTTCAGGCAATGTAATTTGTACGTCAATGACAAAAAGATTAGCACTTGGACCAGAAAGTCGGCCTTCTTGTATATCTGAAGACTCTAGCAAAGCTCGGGCTCCAGGTTTTGAGGTGAAGCCTAGTCATAAATTGTCACTGTCAAATGATTACTCTTCTCAAACTAAAAGCATTCAAGGGAAATCAGGTCGAAATCTGCCAAAAACCAAACTATTTCAAACGGCAACTG GTAGTCTGAGTAAGTCAAGATCATTTAATGATTCAGGGAAGAGGCCAAAAGTACAGCGGTTGGATGTAATTCCAGAAAATAGGAAATTCTCCGTTAAAACTCATTACAAGAAAAAAGGTAGTACTATTCGAACAATGAGGAAAACTCTGCCACTTAATGATGCGAGCTGTGGCAGTTCAAAAGCTGTTGGTCCAAAAATTAAGAGGATTCCAGCAAAATTTTCTGACAATGGCAGTTTGAAGAGATTAAGGTGCATGAATGAACATATTTCAGTTAAAATGACATCTAACACCAGATTTAAGAGGCTGCAAGTCGGCTCTACAAAAGATGGTACTTTTGTTTCTGCAGCATCACGTGATAAGAAGTTTGAATCTCATGGTAAATGTACACCTCCAGACGTTTGTGGAACCAAATATCTTAATATCAACCCTCTTCAGATTTCAGATGACTCAG TCATTGCGGGCAAGGGAAAGACACTGTGCTTGCCTATAGCTGATATGGTTGAGGATGTACGATTTGCCAGTGTGTCTGATGCTTCTCAGGAGGCAAAGCAGAAAGGTGAAACATCTCATCGCTTGTTGGAGTCGACAAATCCTTGTAGTTGGTCTGATGCAATTGGAGAAAAAAAACTGACAGTGCTACGGACATCCTCCAGTGTTACTGAGAAAGCCCCCCAGACATCTCCTTTCACCTCAGCAAATAAATGTTTATCAAATGGAAGTGGAAGTGAAGACTATGGTAGAACTGGAAGTTTGGATCATGCTTCATACTGTCACCTGTTAGACTGTTCTTCACTTTCCATTCTTGATACAACAAGGGTGAAGGATATGGATGGAAGCAGCCAGATAGTTGCTGGTCCATCATGTTGCAATCAGATTGATGCTTATAGGGCGTTCGCTGTTCCCTTGATTGATTACATATGGAA AGGTGAATGCGAAATTCAGAACTCTTCAAGGTTGCCCAGAATCTTGTATAGAATTCAAGCACACTTGTCTACAATGTCATCATCCAAAATACCTGAAGCAGTAAAgaacttttccaacaaaattctTTTGGAGGAAGTATCTCGCTTGACTGCATGGCCTATTCAGTTCCAGGAATATTATCCCCAAGATGATAGTATTGGCCTTTACATTTTTGCAGAAGACATTGAAAG CTATATAAACTACAAGAGCTTGGTGCAATACATGGTTGACTGTGATATAGCTCTAAAAGGAAATTTCGACCGGATTGAGCTTCTTATATTCTCATCCCACCTTCTTCCTGAAAGTTCCCACT ATTGGAATGGTTTGTTATATTTGTGGGGAGTCTTTAAAGAGAGGAAGGTGAATTGCTCAACATGA
- the LOC113703308 gene encoding ASI1-immunoprecipitated protein 2-like isoform X2, translating to MTTQFGRCNVCSTPCASCMHLGRELLQRGGGTLDSSNDRSSFVEGAGPCFSAENQSIYTDKIDETGQFHCSSVDQTGSSSSVITVRAEKVQHKQDVADSQKTVKLIFAQDGATGFVNCSSYNGGITSIDQSNAEKPSQPSEFVRCDGESASLYDVKVCDICGDAGQEEFLAVCSKCNVGAEHVYCMCPMLETVPYSNWMCEECMLSEDKDKMTKTKFETLVTCPKYESLNPSNQGCQMSNTYDFKELHDINTKRLDADKSSGDEASSLLSAKRTSGNVICTSMTKRLALGPESRPSCISEDSSKARAPGFEVKPSHKLSLSNDYSSQTKSIQGKSGRNLPKTKLFQTATGSLSKSRSFNDSGKRPKVQRLDVIPENRKFSVKTHYKKKGSTIRTMRKTLPLNDASCGSSKAVGPKIKRIPAKFSDNGSLKRLRCMNEHISVKMTSNTRFKRLQVGSTKDGTFVSAASRDKKFESHGKCTPPDVCGTKYLNINPLQISDDSVIAGKGKTLCLPIADMVEDVRFASVSDASQEAKQKGETSHRLLESTNPCSWSDAIGEKKLTVLRTSSSVTEKAPQTSPFTSANKCLSNGSGSEDYGRTGSLDHASYCHLLDCSSLSILDTTRVKDMDGSSQIVAGPSCCNQIDAYRAFAVPLIDYIWKGECEIQNSSRLPRILYRIQAHLSTMSSSKIPEAVKNFSNKILLEEVSRLTAWPIQFQEYYPQDDSIGLYIFAEDIESYINYKSLVQYMVDCDIALKGNFDRIELLIFSSHLLPESSHYWNGLLYLWGVFKERKVNCST from the exons atgaCAACTCAATTTGGAAGGTGCAATGTCTGCTCCACCCCTTGTGCCTCTTGCATGCATCTCGGCCGAGAACTCTTGCAGAGGGGAG GTGGCACTCTAGATAGCAGTAATGATCGAAGTTCATTTGTAGAAGGAGCTGGCCCATGCTTCTCAGCTGAGAATCAAAGTATTTACACGGACAAAATAGATGAAACA GGGCAGTTTCACTGTAGCTCCGTGGATCAGACAGGGTCATCATCTTCAGTCATAACGGTCAGGGCTGAAAAGGTGCAACACAAACAAGATGTAGCTGATAGCCAAAAAACTGTTAAGCTTATATTTGCACAAGATGGTGCTACTGGATTCGTGAATTGCTCAAGTTATAATGGAGGCATAACCTCAATTGATCAATCAAATGCAGAGAAACCTTCTCAGCCTTCAGAGTTTGTGAGGTGTGATGGTGAATCAGCTTCCCTGTATGAC GTAAAGGTCTGTGACATCTGCGGAGATGCTGGACAGGAGGAATTTCTTGCTGTTTGTAGCAAGTGCAATGTTGGTGCAGAGCATGT TTACTGCATGTGCCCAATGTTGGAGACAGTTCCTTACAGCAATTGGATGTGTGAAGAGTGCATGCTATCAGAAGATAAAGATAAGATGACCAAAACCAAATTTGAAACGCTTGTTACATGTCCAAAGTACGAATCTTTAAATCCATCAAACCAAGGGTGTCAAATGTCAAATACTTATGATTTCAAGGAACTTCATGATATAAATACTAAAAGATTGGATGCTGACAAGAGCAGTGGAGACGAAGCAAGTTCTCTACTATCTGCTAAGAGAACTTCAGGCAATGTAATTTGTACGTCAATGACAAAAAGATTAGCACTTGGACCAGAAAGTCGGCCTTCTTGTATATCTGAAGACTCTAGCAAAGCTCGGGCTCCAGGTTTTGAGGTGAAGCCTAGTCATAAATTGTCACTGTCAAATGATTACTCTTCTCAAACTAAAAGCATTCAAGGGAAATCAGGTCGAAATCTGCCAAAAACCAAACTATTTCAAACGGCAACTG GTAGTCTGAGTAAGTCAAGATCATTTAATGATTCAGGGAAGAGGCCAAAAGTACAGCGGTTGGATGTAATTCCAGAAAATAGGAAATTCTCCGTTAAAACTCATTACAAGAAAAAAGGTAGTACTATTCGAACAATGAGGAAAACTCTGCCACTTAATGATGCGAGCTGTGGCAGTTCAAAAGCTGTTGGTCCAAAAATTAAGAGGATTCCAGCAAAATTTTCTGACAATGGCAGTTTGAAGAGATTAAGGTGCATGAATGAACATATTTCAGTTAAAATGACATCTAACACCAGATTTAAGAGGCTGCAAGTCGGCTCTACAAAAGATGGTACTTTTGTTTCTGCAGCATCACGTGATAAGAAGTTTGAATCTCATGGTAAATGTACACCTCCAGACGTTTGTGGAACCAAATATCTTAATATCAACCCTCTTCAGATTTCAGATGACTCAG TCATTGCGGGCAAGGGAAAGACACTGTGCTTGCCTATAGCTGATATGGTTGAGGATGTACGATTTGCCAGTGTGTCTGATGCTTCTCAGGAGGCAAAGCAGAAAGGTGAAACATCTCATCGCTTGTTGGAGTCGACAAATCCTTGTAGTTGGTCTGATGCAATTGGAGAAAAAAAACTGACAGTGCTACGGACATCCTCCAGTGTTACTGAGAAAGCCCCCCAGACATCTCCTTTCACCTCAGCAAATAAATGTTTATCAAATGGAAGTGGAAGTGAAGACTATGGTAGAACTGGAAGTTTGGATCATGCTTCATACTGTCACCTGTTAGACTGTTCTTCACTTTCCATTCTTGATACAACAAGGGTGAAGGATATGGATGGAAGCAGCCAGATAGTTGCTGGTCCATCATGTTGCAATCAGATTGATGCTTATAGGGCGTTCGCTGTTCCCTTGATTGATTACATATGGAA AGGTGAATGCGAAATTCAGAACTCTTCAAGGTTGCCCAGAATCTTGTATAGAATTCAAGCACACTTGTCTACAATGTCATCATCCAAAATACCTGAAGCAGTAAAgaacttttccaacaaaattctTTTGGAGGAAGTATCTCGCTTGACTGCATGGCCTATTCAGTTCCAGGAATATTATCCCCAAGATGATAGTATTGGCCTTTACATTTTTGCAGAAGACATTGAAAG CTATATAAACTACAAGAGCTTGGTGCAATACATGGTTGACTGTGATATAGCTCTAAAAGGAAATTTCGACCGGATTGAGCTTCTTATATTCTCATCCCACCTTCTTCCTGAAAGTTCCCACT ATTGGAATGGTTTGTTATATTTGTGGGGAGTCTTTAAAGAGAGGAAGGTGAATTGCTCAACATGA
- the LOC113703334 gene encoding protein TONSOKU-like produces MRKNNDEQQLRDAKRAYKEAKEVGNRAEEARWANYIGNIHKNRGEYVQALKWLRIDYDVSSNFLPDKQLLPTCNTLGELYLRLQDFKDALKIQKKHLQLAEDTNDLIEQQRASTQLGRTYHEMFMKSDDDHSSIKNAKKYFKSAMKLAKNLMKNPSSCKSTFVAEYVDAHNNIGMLEIDLDNLEEAQTILSRGLEICDEEELSENHDGRSRLHHNLGIVYMELRKWDKAREHMDEDISICNRIGHCQGEAKGYINLGELHYRVQKYDEAINCYHMALQRAESMEDEDVLVSQIEQNIKTVKAAINVMDEIKKEEQNLKRLARNMQLARGTAGERKCLLQQIASLDRLIEKSSMIFAWMKHLEYAKKRKKIANEICDKEKMGDSFLLIGESYQKLRKFKKALKWYTKSWETYNLIGNLEGQALSKIDIGNALDSNGNWMEAFKAFEEGYRIAVEAIMPSAQLSALENMHYSQMIRFDDVDKARSLKSLIDKLKHLTPKETQGQDMPNDCSETETEIDDLSLNPPEVRISPERSISNASRSKSLSANDLSENAPLISFLRNGKSAEKLRAVHDATVETAVKLPESSPRKASIASGSQAAGRKRIRLVLSDDESENDGEHTSRRTAYNFHAEEVATSNGCKSKSNLKSPVHELQDLSPVASRHAISTCTPVNLEESSCSHKSETSALAAQDAKDFRDPYRNKFDKSGNLNYKHNMSNLDPSACCAESCQHMIFKVNDDFVHLEPDSCMLGDELSMEQLKAGVACLYYLQLPSVKRAKGLVPDVQDLKRDGKVLETLEAVDELKNHTFGNNIFEVSLGVWVPKPVMKLYVDCCRELSEQPDLKVLKKLYNLEVSEDEVIVSDCGLQDISVAPLLNALHAHKTVAVIDLSHNLLGNGTMERLKQVFTSSGQDYGALVLDLHCNLLGPTALFQICECPVLYNRLEVLNVSGNRLTDACASYLSTILKKCKALYTLNVEKCSITSRTIQKIADSLDSGSVLAHLSLGHNNPISGNVIINLFVKICSLNRFQELNLTGIKLSKPVVDSLCQLATNSCLSGLILGGSYIGTDGALQLTKSLANETQELVKLDLSSCGLTCDYIIRLNIEVSLIYGILELNLGGNPLMQEGGKALASLVANPQCGLKVLVLSKCQLGPVGILRILEELACNSSLEELNLAENIHPESNASECCLIPLKEGSNFKQTNPNLPESLLEAYASKEVQGSPQELCTVNAEYNQLEVADSDDDTTGEKVAPSGLSDNPIDSSQKKELRLESSFIPDILAAISRAKHLLSLDLSDNGFCQSVAEKLYTAWSASSRAGLAQSHIQDNMIHLSVRGHKCCGVRPCCRRI; encoded by the exons ATGCGGAAAAACAACGACGAACAACAGCTCCGTGATGCTAAACGGGCTTATAAGGAAGCAAAGGAGGTGGGGAATCGGGCGGAGGAGGCGCGGTGGGCAAATTACATCGGCAACATTCACAAAAATCGAGGAGAATACGTCCAGGCCCTCAAGTGGCTCCGCATCGATTATGACGTTTCAAGCAATTTTTTGCCAGATAAACAGCTCCTTCCGACTTGTAATACCCTCGGAGAACTGTATCTCCGCCTTCAAGATTTCAAGGATGCCCTAAAAATTCAG AAAAAGCATTTACAGCTTGCAGAGGACACGAATGACCTCATTGAGCAACAAAGAGCAAGTACTCAACTAGGTCGAACATACCATGAAATGTTTATGAAGTCTGATGATGACCATTCCTCAATCAAGAATGCGAAAAAGTACTTCAAGTCAGCAATGAAACTTGCTAAAAATCTCATGAAGAATCCATCATCTTGTAAATCTACTTTTGTTGCAGAGTACGTTGACGCCCACAATAACATTGGAATGCTTGAAATAGATCTTGATAATCTGGAAGAAGCCCAGACAATTCTTAGTAGAGGATTAGAGATCTGTGATGAAGAAGAGCTTAGTGAAAATCATGATGGGCGTAGTAGGCTTCATCACAACCTTGGAATTGTTTACATGGAGCTCAGGAAATGGGACAAAGCTCGGGAGCATATGGATGAAGATATTTCTATTTGTAACAGAATTGGGCACTGCCAAGGTGAGGCAAAGGGTTATATTAATCTTGGCGAGTTGCACTACAGGGTCCAAAAGTATGATGAGGCCATAAATTGTTACCACATGGCACTTCAACGGGCAGAGTCAATGGAAGATGAGGATGTTTTAGTCAGTCAAATTGAACAGAATATTAAAACTGTTAAAGCAGCAataaatgtgatggatgaaataaagaaagaagAGCAGAATCTCAAGAGGCTGGCGAGGAACATGCAACTAGCTAGAGGCACAGCAGGTGAGAGGAAGTGTTTACTGCAACAGATTGCATCTCTTGATCGTCTTATTGAGAAATCAAGCATGATCTTTGCATGGATGAAG CATCTTGAGTATgcaaagaagaggaagaagatagCTAATGAAATTTGTGACAAAGAGAAAATGGGTGATTCATTTCTATTGATCGGAGAGTCGTACCAAAAACTCAGGAAGTTCAAGAAAGCTCTTAAGTGGTACACAAAGAGCTGGGAAACATACAATTTAATAGGCAACTTGGAG GGACAAGCTTTATCCAAGATTGACATAGGAAATGCTCTTGACTCAAACGGTAATTGGATGGAAGCCTTCAAAGCATTTGAAGAGGGTTACAG GATTGCTGTTGAAGCTATCATGCCTTCTGCCCAGCTATCTGCACTTGAAAATATGCACTACAGCCAAATGATCAGATTTGATGATGTTGACAAAGCAAG GAGCCTGAAGTCATTAATTGATAAACTGAAGCATTTAACACCTAAGGAAACTCAAGGACAAGACATGCCAAATGATTGTTCTGAAACTGAAACAGAGATTGATGATCTGTCATTAAATCCACCTGAAGTTAGAATTTCACCTGAGAGAAGTATATCAAATGCCAGTAGATCAAAGTCTCTTTCTGCAAATGACTTGAGTGAGAATGCTCCTTTAATATCATTTCTCCGTAACGGTAAAAGTGCTGAAAAGTTGAGAGCTGTGCATGATGCAACAGTTGAAACCGCAGTCAAGCTGCCTGAATCTTCACCCAGGAAGGCATCTATTGCTTCTGGTAGTCAAGCGGCTGGTCGTAAACGAATTCGTCTTGTTCTTTCAGATGATGAATCTGAAAATGATGGGGAGCATACCTCCAGAAGAACAGCTTATAACTTCCATGCAGAAGAGGTTGCTACTTCAAATGGAT GTAAGAGTAAAAGCAATCTCAAGAGTCCTGTTCATGAGCTTCAA GATCTTTCACCTGTTGCCTCAAGACATGCCATTAGCACTTGTACTCCTGTTAATCTTGAAGAAAGCAGTTGTTCCCATAAATCTGAAACCTCTGCATTAGCTGCTCAAGATGCCAAGGATTTTAGAGATCCATACAGAAATAAATTTGACAAATCAGGAAACCTAAATTATAAGCACAATATGTCCAATCTTGATCCCTCTGCTTGTTGTGCTGAAAGTTGT CAACATATGATATTCAAAGTCAATGATGACTTTGTACATTTAGAACCAGACTCTTGTATGCTTGGAGATGAACTCAGTATGGAGCAGCTGAAGGCTGGAGTGGCATGCTTGTACTACCTACAACTACCGTCCGTGAAGAGAGCAAAGG GTCTAGTTCCGGATGTTCAAGACCTAAAAAGAGATGGCAAAGTCCTGGAAACTTTGGAAGCAGTTGATGAATTGAAGAATCACACATTTGGAAACAACATATTTGAAGTTTCACTTGGGG TATGGGTACCAAAGCCAGTCATGAAGTTATATGTTGACTGCTGCAGGGAGCTATCTGAACAACCTGATTTGAAGGTTCTTAAGAAGCTATATAATCTAGAG GTATCAGAAGATGAGGTTATAGTATCTGACTGTGGATTGCAAGACATATCAGTTGCACCCCTGCTTAATGCCTTGCATGCTCACAAGACAGTCGCAGTCATAGACCTTTCTCACAATCTTTTGG GAAATGGAACAATGGAGAGACTTAAGCAGGTGTTTACATCATCAGGACAGGATTATGGTGCTTTAGTTTTGGATTTGCATTGCAATCTACTTGGTCCCACTGCTTTATTTCAA ATTTGTGAGTGCCCTGTGCTATACAACCGATTGGAAGTACTAAACGTCTCAGGCAACCGCTTGACAGATGCATGTGCTTCTTATCTTTCCACCATTTTGAAGAAGTGTAAAG CTCTTTATACTTTGAATGTCGAGAAGTGTTCTATCACGTCTAGAACAATCCAAAAGATTGCTGATTCACTGGACTCTGGATCTGTACTTGCGCATCTGTCTTTAG GACACAACAACCCTATATCTGGCAATGTCATTATCAACCTTTTTGTGAAGATTTGTAGCTTAAACAG ATTCCAAGAACTCAACCTAACTGGCATAAAGTTAAGCAAACCTGTGGTTGATAGCCTTTGCCAGCTTGCCACGAATTCATGCTTGTCCGGGTTGATACTTGGAGGCAGCTACATAGGAACA GATGGGGCATTACAGTTAACTAAGTCGCTAGCTAATGAGACCCAGGAACTGGTGAAGCTTGATCTATCATCATGTGGACTGACATGTGACTATATTATTAGGCTGAATATTGAAGTGTCTTTGATTTATGGTATTCTTGAGCTGAATCTTGGAGGGAATCCTCTTATGCAAGAG ggtgGCAAGGCATTGGCGTCTTTAGTTGCTAATCCTCAATGTGGTTTGAAAGTCTTGGTGTTAAGCAAATGTCAACTTGGCCCGGTTGGCATCCTCAGGATACTTGAGGAACTAGCGTGCAACTCCTCCCTTGAAGAGCTGAACTTAGCTGAAAACATCCATCCAGAAAGCAACGCTTCAGAATGTTGCTTAATACCACTGAAAGAAGGCTCAAACTTCAAGCAAACCAACCCCAACCTTCCGGAATCTTTGTTGGAAGCATATGCATCCAAAGAGGTTCAGGGTTCTCCACAAGAGTTGTGTACTGTCAACGCAGAATACAATCAGCTTGAAGTTGCAGACAGTGATGACGACACAACTGGCGAGAAAGTTGCACCTTCAGGACTGAGTGACAATCCTATTGACTCATCTCAAAAGAAAGAACTTCGTCTAGAATCTAGTTTCATTCCAGATATTTTAGCTGCTATTTCCAGGGCAAAACATTTGCTAAGCTTAGATCTTAGCGACAACGGATTCTGCCAATCTGTTGCAGAGAAATTGTACACTGCTTGGTCAGCAAGTTCAAGAGCTGGTTTAGCTCAGAGTCACATTCAGGATAACATGATTCATCTGTCAGTGCGAGGACATAAATGTTGCGGTGTTAGACCCTGTTGCCGAAGGATTTGA
- the LOC113703829 gene encoding carboxylesterase 1-like produces MSDISPVDPNIDLYGFLGIIRCPDGTIRRLPGPATPASSDPRNPLHLSKDISINQHNGTWARIYVPREAFDSSPDTKLPVIVYFHGGGFIVGNVSTPLFDDLHTELAIEIPAVIISVDYRLAPEHRLPAAYNDCLEALHTIKDSNDEWLEKYADLSKCFLMGTSAGGNIAYHGGLLAAACVDDLKPLEIKGLILHHPFFGGTRRTDSELRMANDKVIPLCATDFMWELSLPIGADRDHEFSNPMMGINPQLFQLIKALGWKILVIGCAGDPLIDRQIELVKKLEENGASVKGKFDEGGYHGYGYVNPTAKAITMVVKEFVLSSITC; encoded by the coding sequence ATGTCTGATATATCACCAGTCGATCCTAATATTGATCTATACGGCTTCCTTGGCATCATCCGCTGTCCTGATGGCACAATCAGACGTCTTCCAGGACCAGCAACCCCTGCCTCATCCGATCCCAGAAACCCTTTACACCTTTCAAAAGACATATCTATAAACCAACACAATGGCACTTGGGCTCGCATATATGTACCCCGGGAAGCATTTGACTCCTCTCCGGACACAAAATTGCCTGTGATAGTTTACTTTCATGGTGGAGGATTCATTGTAGGCAACGTATCCACACCTCTGTTTGACGATTTGCACACTGAACTCGCGATTGAAATCCCAGCAGTGATCATATCAGTTGACTACCGCCTTGCTCCAGAGCACCGACTTCCGGCAGCCTACAATGATTGCCTGGAAGCATTGCACACGATTAAAGATTCCAACGACGAATGGTTGGAAAAGTATGCTGATCTATCAAAGTGTTTTCTCATGGGCACTAGTGCAGGTGGTAATATAGCCTACCATGGAGGATTACTTGCAGCTGCATGTGTTGATGATCTAAAGCCTTTGGAGATAAAAGGGTTGATATTGCATCATCCATTTTTTGGCGGGACCAGGAGGACTGATTCAGAATTGAGGATGGCCAATGACAAGGTAATACCACTTTGTGCAACTGATTTCATGTGGGAGCTAAGCTTGCCAATTGGCGCGGATAGAGACCACGAGTTCAGCAATCCGATGATGGGAATCAATCCGCAGCTATTTCAACTGATCAAGGCTCTGGGATGGAAGATTTTAGTCATCGGGTGTGCTGGTGATCCATTGATTGACCGTCAGATTGAGCTGGTAAAGAAATTAGAAGAAAATGGTGCATCAGTGAAAGGTAAATTTGATGAGGGAGGATATCATGGCTATGGTTATGTTAATCCCACGGCCAAAGCAATAACTATGGTTGTAAAAGAGTTTGTACTATCTTCCATCACTTGTTGA